A stretch of DNA from Deltaproteobacteria bacterium GWC2_55_46:
CACCCTCCTTTCGGCGATGTCCATCTTGGCCATGAGCTTTATCCTCGATACGACAGGCCCCTGCACCCACTTCGGCAGCTGCATCGTCTCCCGCATTATGCCGTCGACCCTTATACGGAGCCTTACGGTCTTCTCCTGCGGCTCTATGTGGATGTCGCTCGCCCTGTTGTCGACCCCGTGGATAATTATCGAATCGACCATCTTGATGATGGGCGGGGCGGTCGATTTCTTGACCTGCTCGGAGAGGTCCCTGTTCGACTCTGTCTCGTGTATTATCTCCACGAGCCTGTCCTTCTTGAGGTCCCCGATGAGGTCCTCGATGGGCTCGTTCAGGTGATAGTACCTTGCGATGGCGGCTGTCACGTCGGAGATGGTGGCAACACAGGGCTGTATTTCCATGCCTGTAGAGAACCTCAGGTCGTCTATGGCGTTGAGGTTCAACGGGTCGGTCATCGCCACCCTCAAGACCTTCTTCTCATGGAAGAGCGGGACGAGGAGATACTGCTTGGCGAGCTTCTCGTTTACGAGCTTCAATGTCTCAGGGTCTGCCGTAGAGGAGGACATGTCCACGAAAGGCAGCCCTATCTGGTAAGAGAGGGTCTGGGCTATGTCTATCTCTGTCGCGTAGCCCATCTTGACCAGTATGGCGCCGAGCCTTACGCCCTTATGGTCCTTGCCCGCGGCAAGCGCCTCGGCAAGCTGTTCCTCGGTTATAAGGCCGGATTCGACCAGCAACTCGCCTATCTTTTTGACAGCCATCTTATGACCCCGTTTTGATATGGCAGGCGTCTTTCAGACCCCGGCAAGTGTATATCGCCTCGACCCAAGCCCCCTGGTTTGCGCGTACTCGAGCTGGACCTCCCAGTCGATTAAGGGGTGTACGCCCCTGAACTTGTCCCCTCCGGGGGCGTGCCCGCTTGCGAGGGCCGTCTCCCTGAATCCTTCCGCCGCGCACACCAGATCTGCCGCGGCCTGGTCTATGGCGACCGGGTCCGTTGAGGCGAGCACCCCTATATCAGGGACTATCGGGGCGTCGTTATGCCCGTAGCAATCGCACGCCGGGCTGACCTGGTTTATGAAGGTCAAGTAAACGCACCTTCCGTCCTTGCCCTTCACGGCCCCCTCAAAGTGCTCGACCATCTTCTCCTGAAGCCTTCCCGGGGTCTCGTTCCACCTTACGTTTATCGTACCCTGCGGGCATACGGCTATGCAATGGCCGCAGCCTATGCAGGCCCCGTCGTCTATGACAGCCGCGGCCCCGACCTCTATGGCGTCAGAGGGGCAGGCGGAGGCGCAGTCCCCGCACGCGGTGCATCCATCGGGGTCTACCACCGGGGCGCAGCTCGAGTGCTGTGTGAGCTTCCCTTCGCGGCTCGCGCATCCCATGCCTACGTTCTTCAAAACCCCGCCGAAGCCGGTAAGCTCGTGGCATTTGAAGTGGCTTATAGCCACAAGCCCGTCAGCCGCCGCGACCTCTCTGGCTATGCTTACCTCATCGAGGTGGCGTCCCTGTACCCTTATCGGCGTCCCGGCCTCTCCCCTTAAGCCGTCCGCGATGATAAGCGGGGCCGAGACCACGGCGAAGTCAAAGCCGTTCTCTATGGCGGTCCTCAGGTGGTCGACCGAATTGCCCCTCGTACCAACGTAAAGGGTGTTGGTATCGGTAAGGAACGGGCCTGCCCCTGTCTCCTTTATCCTGTCCACGACCCTTCTTACGAAGACCGGCCTCACGTAGGAGGCGTTCCCCTTCTCGCCGAAGTGGAGCTTTACGGCTATGAGGTGGCCGCCCCTGAACCTCTCCTTCAAGCCGACCCCGTCCAAAAGAGAATCTATCTTATCAAGGAGGTTCCTCTTCGGGGTCGTCCTCAAGTCCGCGAAAAATACCCTGGAAGTCATCCTGCTCCGGTTAAAGGTTGCTGAAAAACTTAAGATCAGGTTCAGGCTTCAATGAGGTCAAGATGCAAGGAGTCAAAAAATGAGGAATGAGGCGTACCTGGATGATACGCCGCTTTTGCCGTTTTGAAGACGACGCCGCGGATTGACCTTTTTCTGCCTGTTATATTTCTATGATGACAGGCAAAATGACAGGCCTCCGCTCAAGGGTCTTGTTGAAGTACCTCCTCAACGCCCTCCTCACCTCTTCCTTTA
This window harbors:
- a CDS encoding 4Fe-4S ferredoxin, which gives rise to MTSRVFFADLRTTPKRNLLDKIDSLLDGVGLKERFRGGHLIAVKLHFGEKGNASYVRPVFVRRVVDRIKETGAGPFLTDTNTLYVGTRGNSVDHLRTAIENGFDFAVVSAPLIIADGLRGEAGTPIRVQGRHLDEVSIAREVAAADGLVAISHFKCHELTGFGGVLKNVGMGCASREGKLTQHSSCAPVVDPDGCTACGDCASACPSDAIEVGAAAVIDDGACIGCGHCIAVCPQGTINVRWNETPGRLQEKMVEHFEGAVKGKDGRCVYLTFINQVSPACDCYGHNDAPIVPDIGVLASTDPVAIDQAAADLVCAAEGFRETALASGHAPGGDKFRGVHPLIDWEVQLEYAQTRGLGSRRYTLAGV